The Mesorhizobium sp. M1D.F.Ca.ET.043.01.1.1 genome contains a region encoding:
- the hutI gene encoding imidazolonepropionase codes for MGGENGKSGLRLWRNARLATMADGAAGLGIVEKGAVAARDGRIVFAGVEAEMPAALGQGAETVDCEGRWITPGLIDCHTHLVYAGNRANEFEMRLAGATYEEVARAGGGIVSSVKSLRAASADELVAQTLPRLDALMAEGVTTVEVKSGYGLDLDNEKKSLRAARRLDGERQVTIRTTCLAAHALPPEAKGDKDAFIDLVAGTILPAVAAEELADAVDGFCEGIAFSPEQISRVFDKARVLGLPVKLHADQLSNLHGAELAARYGALSADHLEYTDEEGATAMARAGTVATILPGAYYFIRETKKPPVDLFRRHGVKMAVATDSNPGTSPLTSLLLTMNMAATLFGLTVDECLAGVTREAARALGLLDKTGTLEAGKSADLAIWNIERPAELVYRMGFNPLHARIWRGQ; via the coding sequence ATGGGTGGAGAGAACGGAAAGAGCGGACTTCGTCTCTGGCGCAATGCGCGGCTGGCGACCATGGCCGATGGCGCGGCCGGGTTGGGTATCGTCGAAAAGGGCGCGGTTGCCGCGCGCGACGGGCGTATCGTCTTTGCCGGCGTAGAAGCCGAAATGCCGGCGGCGCTAGGGCAAGGCGCCGAGACCGTCGATTGCGAAGGCCGCTGGATCACGCCGGGTTTGATCGACTGCCATACGCATCTTGTCTATGCCGGCAACCGCGCCAACGAATTCGAGATGCGGCTGGCCGGCGCCACCTACGAAGAAGTAGCGCGAGCAGGGGGCGGCATCGTCTCTTCGGTCAAATCGCTGCGCGCCGCCAGCGCGGACGAGCTCGTCGCCCAGACGCTGCCGCGCCTCGATGCGCTGATGGCCGAGGGCGTCACCACCGTCGAGGTGAAGTCCGGCTACGGCCTCGATCTCGACAACGAGAAGAAGTCGCTGCGCGCCGCCCGTCGGCTTGACGGCGAACGGCAAGTGACGATCCGCACGACCTGTCTTGCCGCGCATGCGCTGCCGCCCGAAGCCAAGGGCGACAAGGATGCCTTCATCGATCTCGTCGCCGGCACGATCCTGCCGGCGGTCGCCGCTGAAGAGCTCGCCGACGCCGTCGACGGTTTCTGCGAGGGCATCGCCTTCTCGCCGGAGCAGATTTCCCGCGTTTTCGACAAGGCAAGGGTGCTGGGCCTGCCCGTAAAACTCCACGCCGACCAGCTGTCCAACCTGCACGGCGCCGAGCTTGCCGCGCGCTACGGCGCGCTGTCCGCCGACCATCTCGAATACACGGATGAGGAGGGCGCCACGGCGATGGCCAGGGCCGGCACGGTCGCGACGATCCTGCCGGGCGCCTATTACTTCATCCGCGAGACCAAGAAACCGCCGGTCGACCTGTTCCGCCGCCACGGCGTGAAGATGGCGGTCGCCACCGACAGCAACCCCGGCACCTCGCCGCTGACCTCGCTGCTGCTCACCATGAACATGGCCGCGACGCTCTTCGGTCTGACCGTCGACGAATGCCTGGCCGGCGTCACCCGCGAGGCTGCGCGGGCGCTGGGCCTGCTCGACAAGACCGGCACGCTGGAGGCCGGCAAATCGGCCGACCTTGCCATCTGGAACATCGAGCGCCCGGCCGAACTCGTCTACCGCATGGGCTTCAACCCGCTCCATGCCCGCATCTGGAGAGGACAATGA
- the aztA gene encoding zinc ABC transporter ATP-binding protein AztA, translating to MTNACLTFRDLTLGYNSHPAIHHLNGIVGKGSLTAVVGANGSGKSTLMKGIVGVLKPMEGTVVRAPGVRTAYLPQQSELDRSFPARVVDLVSLGLWPKRGMLGRYTREDRESVSKALMAVGLGGFEKRPIDTLSGGQLQRTLFARVLLQDADLILLDEPFNAVDAKTVGDLIELIKRWHGEQRTIMVVVHDLDLVRQNFPETLLLARQPVAWGETRETLRPENLLKARRFHEAWEENAPWCEPEHDHPGHDHDHEHDHHDHAQTHDHHHGSGPRAA from the coding sequence ATGACCAATGCCTGCCTGACCTTCCGCGACCTGACGCTCGGCTACAACAGCCATCCCGCCATCCATCACCTCAACGGCATCGTCGGCAAAGGTTCGCTGACCGCGGTTGTCGGCGCCAACGGCTCGGGCAAGTCGACGCTGATGAAGGGCATTGTCGGCGTGCTGAAGCCGATGGAGGGCACGGTCGTCCGTGCGCCCGGTGTGCGCACCGCCTATCTGCCGCAGCAGTCGGAGCTCGACCGCAGTTTTCCGGCGCGCGTCGTCGACCTGGTCTCGCTGGGTCTCTGGCCGAAGCGCGGCATGCTTGGCCGCTACACCAGGGAGGATCGCGAGTCGGTGAGCAAGGCGCTGATGGCCGTCGGCCTCGGCGGTTTCGAGAAGCGGCCGATCGACACGCTCTCCGGCGGCCAGCTGCAGCGCACGCTGTTTGCCCGCGTGCTGCTGCAGGACGCCGACCTCATCCTGCTCGATGAGCCGTTCAATGCCGTCGATGCCAAGACGGTCGGGGACCTCATCGAGCTCATCAAACGCTGGCATGGCGAGCAGCGCACGATCATGGTCGTCGTGCACGATCTGGACCTCGTGCGGCAGAATTTTCCCGAGACGCTGCTGCTTGCCCGCCAGCCCGTTGCGTGGGGCGAGACGCGCGAGACGCTGCGGCCTGAAAACCTGCTCAAGGCGCGGCGCTTCCATGAGGCCTGGGAAGAGAACGCGCCGTGGTGCGAGCCCGAGCATGACCATCCCGGGCACGATCATGACCATGAGCACGATCACCATGATCATGCCCAGACGCATGATCACCACCACGGCTCCGGTCCCAGGGCGGCATGA
- a CDS encoding formimidoylglutamate deiminase — translation MTAIFAEQALLPDGWQGNVRVAFDGGRIATVEAGALPQAGDERHAILLSGMPNLHSHAFQRGMAGLAELRGPSADSFWSWREVMYRFALSMTPDQVEAVAAQLYIEMLEAGFTRVGEFHYLHHDRDGRPYANIAEMAERIGAAASETGIGLTLLPVFYAHSAFGGAAPNEGQRRFINDVERFGQLLEKSRESVSRLNQAVVGVAPHSLRAATPDEVNAVAAMAPDGPIHIHVAEQVKEVEDCVAWSSARPVEFLLDRASVDKRWCLIHATHMTEAETVAMAKSGAIAGLCPITEANLGDGTFAAPLFIEHGGRFGVGSDSNVLIGLTDELRQLEYSQRLAHRARNVLARAGGSTGRALFDAALDGGSQALGAGPSRIAAGGPADFVSLDASHPSLAGKAGDAILDSWIFANGSKVDCVWAHGKKQVSGGRHAQRETIAKRFRTVMTALSQG, via the coding sequence GTGACGGCGATCTTTGCGGAACAGGCGCTGCTGCCCGATGGCTGGCAAGGCAATGTGAGGGTCGCTTTTGATGGCGGCCGCATCGCAACAGTCGAAGCGGGCGCCTTGCCGCAGGCGGGTGACGAGCGCCATGCGATCCTCCTGTCCGGCATGCCCAATCTGCACAGCCACGCCTTCCAGCGCGGCATGGCGGGGCTGGCCGAATTGCGCGGACCTTCGGCCGATAGTTTCTGGAGCTGGCGCGAGGTGATGTACCGCTTCGCGCTGTCGATGACGCCAGACCAGGTCGAGGCGGTGGCGGCGCAGCTTTATATCGAGATGCTGGAGGCCGGCTTCACGCGCGTCGGCGAATTCCACTATCTCCATCACGACCGCGACGGCAGGCCTTACGCCAACATCGCCGAGATGGCGGAGCGCATCGGGGCGGCGGCCTCAGAGACAGGTATCGGGTTGACGCTTCTGCCGGTCTTTTACGCCCATTCCGCCTTTGGCGGCGCGGCGCCGAACGAAGGCCAGCGGCGATTCATCAACGATGTCGAGCGGTTCGGACAGTTGCTTGAGAAAAGTCGCGAAAGCGTTAGCCGTTTGAATCAGGCGGTCGTCGGCGTCGCGCCGCACAGCCTGCGCGCGGCGACGCCGGACGAGGTCAACGCGGTCGCGGCGATGGCGCCGGACGGTCCAATCCACATCCATGTCGCCGAGCAGGTGAAGGAAGTGGAAGATTGCGTTGCCTGGTCCAGTGCTCGTCCTGTCGAGTTCCTGCTCGACCGGGCATCAGTGGACAAGCGCTGGTGTCTGATCCACGCCACGCATATGACCGAGGCCGAGACGGTCGCCATGGCAAAGAGCGGCGCGATCGCCGGGCTTTGTCCGATCACCGAGGCCAATCTCGGCGACGGTACTTTTGCCGCGCCCCTGTTCATCGAGCATGGCGGCCGCTTCGGCGTCGGCTCCGATTCCAATGTGCTGATCGGCCTGACGGACGAACTCAGGCAGCTCGAATATTCGCAGCGCCTCGCCCACCGCGCCCGCAACGTTTTGGCGCGCGCCGGCGGCTCCACCGGGCGCGCGCTGTTCGACGCCGCGCTCGACGGCGGCAGCCAGGCGCTCGGCGCCGGTCCATCGCGGATTGCTGCCGGCGGTCCTGCCGATTTCGTCTCGCTCGACGCCAGCCATCCCTCGCTTGCCGGCAAGGCGGGCGATGCGATCCTCGACTCCTGGATCTTCGCCAACGGCAGCAAGGTCGACTGCGTCTGGGCGCATGGCAAAAAGCAGGTCAGCGGCGGCAGGCATGCGCAGCGCGAGACCATTGCCAAGCGGTTCCGCACAGTGATGACCGCACTCTCGCAAGGCTGA
- the hutU gene encoding urocanate hydratase translates to MTDPRHNIREVRAPRGDKLNARYWTTEAPLRMLMNNLDAEVAENPNELVVYGGIGRAARTWNDFDRIVASLKTLGEDETLLVQSGKPVGVFKTHSNAPRVLIANSNIVPHWANWEKFNELDKKGLMMYGQMTAGSWIYIGTQGIVQGTYETFVEAGRQHYGGNLKGKWLLTGGLGGMGGAQPLAAVMAGASCLAIECNPDSIDFRLRTRYVDEKAETLDEAMEMIERWTKAGEAKSVGLLGNAAEIVPEMFRRGIRPDILTDQTSAHDPINGYLPKGWTMAEWREKRVSDPKAVEKAARASMREHVEAMVAFWNAGVPTLDYGNNIRQVAKDEGFENAFAFPGFVPAYIRPLFCRGIGPFRWAALSGDPEDIYKTDAKVRELTPGNTHLHNWLDMARERISFQGLPARICWVGLGDRHRLGLAFNEMVAQGELKAPVVIGRDHLDSGSVASPNRETEAMQDGSDAVSDWPLLNALLNTASGATWVSLHHGGGVGMGFSQHAGMVIVADGTPEAAKRLERVLWNDPATGVMRHADAGYDIAIQCAKEHQLNLPGILG, encoded by the coding sequence ATGACCGATCCCCGCCACAACATCCGCGAAGTGCGTGCACCCCGCGGCGACAAGCTCAACGCCCGCTATTGGACGACCGAGGCGCCGCTGCGCATGCTGATGAACAACCTCGATGCCGAGGTTGCCGAGAACCCGAACGAGCTCGTCGTCTATGGCGGCATCGGCCGTGCAGCGCGCACCTGGAACGACTTCGACCGCATCGTCGCCTCGCTGAAGACGCTCGGCGAGGACGAGACGCTGCTGGTGCAGTCGGGCAAGCCGGTCGGTGTCTTCAAGACCCACTCCAACGCACCGCGTGTTTTGATCGCCAACTCCAACATCGTGCCGCATTGGGCGAATTGGGAAAAATTCAACGAGCTCGATAAGAAGGGCCTGATGATGTACGGCCAGATGACGGCCGGCTCCTGGATCTATATCGGCACGCAGGGCATCGTCCAGGGCACTTATGAGACCTTTGTGGAAGCGGGCCGCCAGCATTATGGCGGCAACCTCAAGGGCAAATGGCTCCTGACCGGCGGCCTCGGCGGCATGGGCGGCGCCCAGCCGCTGGCCGCCGTCATGGCCGGTGCCTCTTGCCTCGCCATCGAATGCAATCCGGACTCGATCGATTTCCGCCTGCGCACCCGCTATGTCGACGAGAAGGCCGAGACGCTGGACGAGGCCATGGAAATGATCGAGCGCTGGACCAAAGCCGGCGAGGCGAAGTCGGTCGGCCTGCTTGGCAATGCGGCCGAGATCGTGCCGGAAATGTTCAGGCGCGGCATCCGCCCCGATATCCTCACCGACCAGACCTCGGCGCACGACCCCATCAACGGCTATCTGCCGAAGGGCTGGACCATGGCCGAATGGCGCGAGAAGCGCGTCAGCGATCCCAAGGCCGTCGAGAAAGCCGCACGCGCGTCGATGCGCGAGCACGTCGAGGCGATGGTGGCGTTCTGGAATGCCGGCGTGCCGACGCTCGACTACGGCAACAACATCCGCCAGGTCGCCAAGGACGAGGGTTTCGAGAATGCCTTCGCCTTCCCGGGCTTCGTGCCGGCCTATATCCGGCCGCTGTTCTGCCGCGGCATCGGCCCGTTCCGTTGGGCCGCGCTCTCCGGCGATCCCGAGGACATCTACAAGACCGACGCCAAGGTGCGCGAGCTCACCCCCGGCAACACCCATCTCCACAATTGGCTCGACATGGCGCGCGAGCGCATCTCCTTCCAGGGCCTGCCGGCGCGCATCTGCTGGGTCGGCCTCGGCGATCGTCACCGTCTCGGCCTCGCTTTCAACGAGATGGTGGCCCAGGGCGAGCTGAAGGCGCCGGTCGTCATCGGCCGCGACCATCTCGATTCCGGCTCGGTCGCTTCGCCGAACCGCGAGACGGAAGCGATGCAGGACGGCTCCGACGCGGTTTCCGACTGGCCGCTGCTCAACGCCCTGCTCAACACCGCGTCCGGCGCCACCTGGGTGTCGCTGCACCATGGCGGCGGCGTCGGCATGGGTTTTTCGCAGCATGCCGGCATGGTGATCGTCGCCGACGGCACGCCGGAAGCCGCCAAGCGGCTAGAACGCGTGTTGTGGAACGATCCGGCGACGGGCGTCATGCGCCATGCCGATGCCGGCTACGACATCGCCATCCAGTGCGCAAAAGAGCACCAGCTCAACCTGCCGGGCATCCTGGGCTGA
- the hutH gene encoding histidine ammonia-lyase, which produces MTELILKPGSATLADWRAIYRGAVPKLDDACRPKIKASAEAVARIVAKGEPVYGINTGFGKLASVRIPANDLETLQRNIVLSHAAGVGEPMPVAVVRLMMALKLASLAQGASGVRAETVDLLQGMLANDVIPVVPAQGSVGASGDLAPLSHMTAVMIGVGECFTPHGRFPAKVAFVSHGLEPVTLGAKEGLALLNGTQFSTAFALAGLFEAETLYQSALVAGALSTDAAKGSDAPFDPRIHLLRKHRGQIETADALRNLMAGSAIRESHRVGDERVQDPYCLRCQPQVMGAALDVLRKAADTLETEANGVTDNPLIFAEDDTALSGGNFHAEPVAFAADMIALAVCEIGSLSERRIAMLVDPALSGMPAFLTPKPGLNSGFMIPQVTAAALVSENKQKAYPASVDSIPTSANQEDHVSMAAHGARRLLGMIENATAVIGVELLAAAQGCDFHAPLASSEALEAVRKLVRSEVPHLDNDRHFHPDMEKAIAMVRSGAAVAAANAIVLPGITS; this is translated from the coding sequence ATGACCGAACTGATCCTGAAGCCCGGCAGCGCGACGCTTGCCGACTGGCGCGCCATCTACCGCGGCGCTGTGCCGAAGCTCGACGACGCCTGCCGGCCGAAGATCAAGGCCAGCGCCGAAGCGGTCGCGCGCATCGTCGCCAAGGGCGAGCCGGTCTATGGCATCAACACCGGCTTCGGTAAGCTCGCCAGCGTCCGTATCCCGGCGAACGATCTCGAAACGCTCCAGCGCAACATCGTGCTCTCGCATGCCGCCGGCGTCGGCGAGCCGATGCCGGTCGCGGTGGTACGGCTGATGATGGCGCTGAAGCTCGCCAGCCTCGCCCAGGGTGCTTCCGGCGTGCGCGCCGAGACCGTCGATCTGCTTCAGGGGATGCTCGCCAACGACGTCATTCCGGTGGTGCCGGCGCAAGGCTCGGTCGGCGCCTCGGGCGATCTGGCGCCGCTCTCGCATATGACCGCGGTCATGATCGGCGTCGGCGAATGCTTCACGCCGCATGGCCGCTTCCCGGCCAAGGTCGCCTTCGTCTCGCATGGGCTGGAGCCGGTCACGCTCGGCGCCAAGGAGGGCCTGGCGCTGCTCAACGGCACGCAGTTCTCGACCGCTTTCGCGCTGGCCGGCCTGTTCGAGGCCGAGACGCTCTACCAGTCGGCGCTGGTCGCGGGCGCACTGTCGACCGACGCCGCCAAGGGCTCGGACGCGCCCTTCGATCCGCGCATCCACCTCTTGCGGAAACATCGCGGCCAGATCGAAACGGCGGATGCGCTGCGCAATCTGATGGCCGGCAGCGCCATTCGCGAGTCCCACCGCGTCGGCGACGAGCGCGTGCAGGACCCGTATTGCCTGCGCTGCCAGCCGCAGGTGATGGGTGCGGCGCTCGACGTGCTGCGCAAGGCCGCCGACACACTCGAGACTGAGGCCAACGGCGTGACCGACAATCCGCTGATCTTCGCCGAGGACGACACCGCGCTCTCGGGCGGCAATTTCCATGCCGAGCCGGTGGCCTTCGCCGCCGACATGATCGCGCTCGCCGTCTGCGAGATCGGTTCGCTGTCGGAGCGGCGCATCGCCATGCTGGTCGATCCGGCGCTCTCCGGCATGCCGGCATTCCTGACGCCGAAGCCTGGCCTGAATTCCGGCTTCATGATCCCGCAGGTGACGGCCGCGGCGCTTGTCTCCGAAAACAAGCAGAAGGCCTATCCGGCAAGCGTTGATTCCATCCCGACCTCGGCCAACCAGGAAGACCATGTCTCGATGGCCGCCCACGGCGCGCGCCGGCTGCTCGGCATGATCGAGAACGCGACCGCCGTCATCGGCGTCGAATTGCTGGCTGCGGCGCAAGGTTGCGATTTCCACGCGCCGCTGGCTTCGAGCGAAGCGTTGGAAGCGGTGCGCAAGCTGGTCCGTTCGGAGGTACCGCATCTCGATAACGACCGGCATTTCCATCCCGACATGGAAAAGGCGATCGCGATGGTGCGCAGCGGAGCCGCGGTGGCTGCAGCCAATGCGATCGTGCTGCCGGGGATCACGTCGTGA
- a CDS encoding RidA family protein, with the protein MSIRRIDVGPRMSQIVIHGNTVYLAGQVGEPGGNVASQTRDILKTIDELLAKAGTDKTKIVQAIIWLADMGTFAEMNSEWDKWVPQGHTPARATGEAKLAGPEYLVEIIVTAAL; encoded by the coding sequence ATGAGCATTCGTCGCATCGATGTCGGCCCACGCATGAGCCAGATCGTCATCCATGGCAATACCGTCTATCTGGCCGGCCAGGTTGGCGAGCCCGGCGGCAATGTCGCCTCGCAGACCCGCGACATCCTGAAGACCATCGACGAATTGCTGGCCAAGGCCGGTACCGACAAGACCAAGATCGTGCAGGCGATCATCTGGCTGGCCGACATGGGCACCTTCGCCGAGATGAATTCGGAGTGGGACAAGTGGGTGCCGCAAGGCCACACGCCGGCCCGCGCCACCGGCGAAGCCAAGCTCGCCGGCCCGGAATATCTGGTCGAGATTATCGTTACGGCGGCACTGTAG
- the hutG gene encoding N-formylglutamate deformylase, whose translation MTSSWLTVTRGTAPLLVSIPHTGIDLAGLDGRLVSTWLGRRDCDWWIDKLYEFSADLGATVVHTAISRTVIDVNRDPSGVSLYPGQATTSLCPTDTFDGDPLYRMGEEPTPSEIDQRREKYFAPYHAALQAEIERLRGMHENIVLYDCHSIRSVLPRLFEGTLPVFNLGTNDGKSTDPSLQEKVAAILAATGESWVVNGRFKGGWITRSFGQPQNGVHALQMELSNRGYMREPAEKGAPENWPVPYDAAYAAPIRATLKKILETAIAWAAR comes from the coding sequence ATGACGTCTTCCTGGCTCACCGTCACCCGCGGCACCGCACCCCTGCTGGTCTCCATCCCGCACACGGGCATCGATCTTGCCGGGCTCGACGGCCGGCTGGTCTCGACCTGGCTCGGCCGCCGCGACTGCGACTGGTGGATCGACAAGCTCTACGAGTTCTCCGCCGACCTTGGCGCGACGGTCGTCCACACCGCCATCTCGCGCACCGTCATCGACGTCAACCGCGATCCGTCCGGCGTCTCGCTCTATCCTGGACAGGCGACGACCAGCCTGTGCCCGACGGACACGTTCGACGGCGATCCGCTTTACCGCATGGGCGAGGAGCCGACGCCATCCGAGATCGATCAGCGCCGAGAGAAATACTTCGCGCCCTACCATGCCGCGTTGCAGGCCGAGATCGAGCGGCTGCGCGGTATGCACGAGAACATAGTGCTCTATGATTGCCACTCGATCCGCTCGGTGCTGCCGCGTCTCTTCGAAGGCACGCTGCCGGTGTTCAATCTCGGCACCAATGACGGCAAGAGCACCGATCCGTCGCTGCAGGAAAAGGTGGCCGCGATCCTCGCCGCGACCGGCGAGAGCTGGGTGGTCAACGGCCGCTTCAAGGGCGGCTGGATCACGCGCAGCTTCGGCCAGCCGCAAAACGGCGTCCACGCGCTGCAGATGGAGCTCTCCAACCGCGGCTATATGCGCGAGCCCGCCGAGAAGGGCGCGCCGGAAAACTGGCCGGTGCCCTATGACGCCGCCTACGCCGCGCCGATCCGCGCCACGCTGAAGAAAATCCTCGAAACCGCGATTGCCTGGGCCGCGCGCTGA
- the hutC gene encoding histidine utilization repressor, translated as MSLVEIEDMEGGESISLHQRILSDIREKILSGAWAPGHRIPFEHELTAEYKCSRMTVNKALSQLAKAGLIERRRRSGSFVRQPQSQAAVLELHDIRIEVEALGLPYRYERLERLKRRSSVEDRSLLGLASAGPVLWLESLHFAGERPFALERRLINLSAVAGAAEEEFLDIAPGPWLIGRVPWSEAEHRIRAMAADEAIADALDIDPGAPCLVVERRTWSAEHPVTHVRFIYPAESHTLVARFTPSQG; from the coding sequence ATGAGCCTGGTTGAAATAGAGGACATGGAAGGCGGCGAGAGCATCTCGCTGCATCAGCGCATCCTGTCGGACATCCGCGAGAAAATCCTGTCCGGCGCCTGGGCACCCGGCCATCGCATCCCGTTCGAGCACGAGCTGACGGCGGAATACAAATGCTCGCGCATGACAGTGAACAAGGCGCTGTCGCAGCTCGCCAAGGCCGGACTGATTGAGCGCCGCCGCCGCTCGGGCAGTTTCGTGCGCCAGCCGCAATCGCAGGCGGCGGTGCTGGAACTGCACGACATCAGGATCGAGGTCGAGGCGCTTGGCCTGCCCTATCGCTACGAACGGCTGGAGCGCCTGAAACGGCGCAGCAGCGTTGAGGACCGGTCGCTGCTCGGACTTGCCTCCGCCGGTCCGGTGCTTTGGCTTGAGAGCCTGCATTTTGCCGGCGAACGGCCGTTCGCGCTCGAACGGCGCCTGATCAATCTTTCAGCTGTGGCCGGGGCGGCCGAGGAAGAATTTCTCGACATCGCCCCCGGCCCCTGGCTGATCGGCCGCGTGCCGTGGAGCGAGGCCGAGCACCGCATCCGCGCCATGGCGGCCGACGAGGCTATCGCCGACGCGCTCGACATCGACCCCGGCGCGCCCTGCCTGGTGGTCGAGCGCCGCACCTGGAGCGCCGAGCACCCGGTCACTCATGTGCGCTTTATCTATCCGGCGGAAAGCCACACGCTGGTGGCGAGGTTTACTCCGTCGCAGGGGTAG
- the aztB gene encoding zinc ABC transporter permease AztB, which translates to MDFLYGLFIAPFADFAFMQRALFGSLMLSLGACPVGVFLMLRRMSLSGDAMAHAILPGAAAGFLLYGLEILPMTVGGLIAGIIVALGAGAVSRFTIQREDASMAAFYLISLAVGVLMVSIRGSSVDLMHVLFGTVLALNNEALTLIGGIVVVTLASLAVFWRALVAECLDPLFLRSVSRMGSPVHFIFLGLVVLNLVGGFQALGTLLSVGLMMLPAAAARFWTVRVEPMCVLAVLIGFASCIAGLLLSYHASLPSGPAIILSAGVVYFVSIVFGSRGALRARIVHHRHRTA; encoded by the coding sequence ATGGATTTCCTCTACGGCCTGTTCATCGCACCCTTCGCCGATTTTGCCTTCATGCAGCGGGCGCTGTTCGGCTCGCTGATGCTGTCGCTCGGCGCCTGCCCGGTCGGCGTCTTCCTAATGCTGCGGCGCATGAGCCTTTCGGGCGATGCGATGGCGCACGCGATCCTGCCGGGTGCGGCCGCCGGCTTCCTGCTCTATGGCCTTGAAATCCTGCCGATGACGGTCGGCGGGCTGATCGCCGGCATCATCGTGGCGCTCGGCGCCGGCGCCGTATCGCGCTTCACCATCCAGCGCGAGGACGCCTCGATGGCGGCCTTCTATCTGATCTCGCTTGCTGTCGGCGTGCTGATGGTGTCGATCCGCGGCTCGAGCGTCGACCTGATGCATGTGCTGTTCGGCACGGTGCTGGCGCTCAACAACGAGGCGCTGACGCTGATCGGCGGCATCGTGGTGGTGACGCTCGCCAGCCTTGCCGTCTTCTGGCGCGCGCTCGTTGCCGAATGCCTTGATCCGCTGTTCCTGCGCTCGGTGAGCCGCATGGGCAGCCCCGTCCATTTCATTTTCTTGGGCCTCGTTGTGCTCAACCTGGTCGGCGGCTTCCAGGCGCTCGGCACGCTTTTATCGGTTGGGCTGATGATGCTGCCGGCCGCGGCCGCCCGCTTCTGGACGGTGCGCGTGGAGCCCATGTGCGTGCTGGCGGTGCTGATCGGCTTTGCCTCCTGCATCGCCGGGCTGCTTTTGTCCTATCACGCCTCGCTGCCATCCGGCCCGGCGATCATCCTTTCGGCCGGCGTGGTCTATTTCGTCTCGATCGTGTTCGGCTCGCGCGGCGCGCTGCGCGCCCGCATCGTGCATCACCGTCACCGGACTGCCTGA